A window of Candidatus Nanopelagicales bacterium contains these coding sequences:
- a CDS encoding ribbon-helix-helix domain-containing protein, whose amino-acid sequence MKLSVSLPEPDVKYLDETARRLGLESRSAVVHEAVEALRRANLASEYRDAFSEPDASLDAWEASDSDGIDRDES is encoded by the coding sequence ATGAAGCTGAGTGTGAGCCTGCCGGAGCCTGACGTGAAGTACCTCGATGAGACAGCGCGTCGACTCGGCCTGGAGTCCCGCTCGGCGGTCGTCCACGAGGCTGTGGAGGCCCTTCGGCGCGCGAACTTGGCTTCGGAGTATCGCGACGCGTTCTCCGAGCCCGACGCGAGTTTGGACGCGTGGGAGGCGTCAGATAGCGACGGCATCGACCGGGACGAATCGTGA